GAGGCGCTGGACTGGCTGAACGGTTTGAGGGAAATGGCCGGGACCACCAATCCAGCCCTCGAATCGAGCGGCACGCGCTTCTACATCGCCCAGGAAACCGACACGCTCGGCAGCGCCGCCGTCGGCTTCATCCAGTTCCTCGAACTGGCCGGTCTGTTGACGGCGTCGCAACGCGAGATCGTCATCGAACGCGCGCTGGCGCTGGACGAGTCGCCCGTCACCCTGGGCAAGCTCAAGATCATCGTCCTGATGCTCCTGTGGAGCCAGGGCAAGGAGCCGGATGCGCTGATGTTCGACGACCTGTTCGGGTCGGACGAGGAAGACGCGGCGCCGCGCCTCCTGCATTGACTGCAGTGCAATCTTGAATACGAAAACGGGGCTTCGGCCCCGTTTTTTCTTGCGGTAAAGCAAGATCCAGCGTATTTTTCGGAGCAGCCTGGCCGGGTTGCCGCAAGACGCACACAGGCACAGTCTACTTGCGGATTGCGCGGCAACCCGCTTATCATTGGCCGCTACCTGCCAGTTGTTACCAAGAAGCTATCAAATGGCCGGCTTACCGAGCCGACCGCGTCCAAGGCTCATGTATGATGCGCGAGCCAAGCCAAGAACAAGTACGAGAAATCATATATGACCAAAGCCCTCATCATTGCCGAAAAACCCTCCGTGGCGAACGACATCGCCAAGG
This genomic stretch from Massilia putida harbors:
- a CDS encoding DUF494 family protein, giving the protein MFDILVYLYETYYRPDACPEPEALARKLSAVGFDDIEISEALDWLNGLREMAGTTNPALESSGTRFYIAQETDTLGSAAVGFIQFLELAGLLTASQREIVIERALALDESPVTLGKLKIIVLMLLWSQGKEPDALMFDDLFGSDEEDAAPRLLH